TCTCTGCCGAGATGCTTTGAGGGCGGGGCTCTGTAGTAGACCCATGCTGGACCACGGACGAAATTTGTGACTTCTGTTCCGGGCAGCTTTGCCATTTGCGGAACAATCTGGATTCCCGATGAACCGTTGCCAATGACAGCGATGCGCTTATTGGAGTAGTCGTAGGAATGATCCCAACTGGCTGAGTGAGTGGTGTGGCCTTCGAAGTCCTTCAGACCGGGGATCTTGGGCCATGACTCGTGACTGACCAGTTAGTACTTGCATCAGAGACGTTTCAGTTGAGACTTACACAAGAACTCCTTGCGCCGAGATCAACACGTGGCAGAACTCTTCCCGTTGAATACCCTCGTGCTCAACTGTGACCTTCCATTGACCTAGATCATCTAGCCACTCAGCGCCGACAACTCGGGTGTTAAGCTGCAAGTCACGGTCAAGATTCCACTTCTTGACTGTCGCCTTCATATAAGACAAGATATCCCCTCCGCTGGCATAAAATCTTTCCCAGTTGGGGTTGGGGTCAAATGGGAATGCCTAAAGGTTGTAAGCACAAGCCGTGATAACCCTCATGGGTAGACGTACGTAAATATGACTTGGTACATCACACTGAACACCAGGGTAATTATTCGCCAACCACGTGCCGCCAATATCGCTGCGCGCCTCAAGATAGTGTGATCAACAATGTCCTCCATCTCAGGGAAGCGATGTTGGAACTTGTGCGCCATCAACAGACCAGAGAAGCCAGCGCCAATAGTGAACACCTTGATCTTGCGTGGTGTGTAGGCATATTCTTGGCTCAGTGTAAATGGATCTGTTGCATGACCGTTTGTATGGCCGTTACTGAGTCCATTCTTGATGTCACCTAGCTTTGTGACAAGTTCTGGGAGCTCAGTTGCTGGCATTGAAGACAAGTCCTCGGCGGATTGCGCCTTAGTCTCTGGCGACTCAAAGGCAGGCATTGTgactgatgttgatggggttgatCTTCAAGGCTACTGAAGATGTTTGTGAGATTGAAGCgatggtgaggatgagattgacCTTGTAAGTCAGTTCAAAGTGTTGTTGAAGTACTCATGATGCTTAACAATAGGTAAAATAGCTGGTGTTGTCTTTGCCCCATCAACTCTACCAGCACTAGGCCGGCAAAGCCTCAATCAGGCCATCGCGTTAGCATATCGTGCCTCTTGCGTGGTCATTGCCGAAGTCATCTCCCCCTTCGCCAAGCAAGTTCGGCAAAGTGGTTAGTGTTATTAATGAATGGCTATCCCGAAACGGTATTGCCGACTGTTTGTGACCAGCTGATGCTGAATGCGGGGTTGCAGCGATATCGCACAGGTACCCGAGCCGGCCAAGCCAAGCTGCGCGACAGTATCTACATACTTAGAGGGAGATAGGGAATAAGAATTGCATTTTGCCAATTTTAGCTCAAGTTCATCTGGTTTACCTAAACTTGTAAAGATCTCCTAAATTATCGTCTTGTTTATTGCTCCACAAGACACCATCGCCACCAATCCCAAGCCCACCAAGCTCACTTACACCATGGCTGTGAACCGCTATGCTTACAATGGCCCAATCGACCACACAATCGCGCCTCAACTCGAGAATATTCGAGGCAAGTCGGTGATTATCACAGGCGGCGCCAATGGCATGGGTGAAGCCTTTGTACGAGACTTCGTCGCTGCTGGTGCCTGGGTAACATTCGCCGACGTCAATGAAGAGCGCGGCAAAACAGTTGAAGCAGAGCTTAACGCCGATGGCCAAAAATGTGCCTTCATCAAGTGCGACATCAGAGATTGGGATCAACAAAAGGCCATGTTCGAAAAGGCCAAAACTCAAAGCCCAAGTAACTCGGTTGATGTTGTCATCGCGAATGCTGGCATTTCTCGAAGTTCTGGAGATAGCTTGTGGAATCTAGATGGTGTGTACTCACTGAATCACCTGGAAGCTTAGTGGAGGAGCCCTGAACTGACCACGCAGACCCCAACGGTGAACCGACAAAGCCCGACCTGAACATTGTTCGTGTCAACATAGACGGGACATTTTACACATGGAAGCTTGCGGTTCATTATTTCCGGAAGCAACCAGTGAGCGAAGAACGAGACCGGTGTTTCATTATTACTGGTAGCATGGTAGCATGGATCGACTCTCCAGTAAGTTCCTGATGAGGCCCTGCCAGACTTTGAGGGCgcccatcaacaacaaccagaCTTTAAAGCTGACTGATATGTGGCAGGGCAACTGGGAATATACTGGAACGAAATATGCGCTGAGAGGCTTCATGAGAACAGTCCGAAGATCAAGCCACGAGCAGTCTATCCGCATAAACTATGTCGCACCCTGCTGGATCAAGAGCGCTATTCGAACAGCCGAATACGAGAAGTGGCTGGTAGACCGCGGTGTGGAGTTTGGTGAACAGAAGGATGTTTCCAGCTGCATGTTGAGAATTGCAACTGATAGGAGCATCAATGGTGAGTATAAGAGATTCCATGACTTTAGTGAGGTGCTAATGACCATCACAGGTCGTTCATTGATGATCACGCCTCGTTCCATCGCAAAGGAGGGTTTCGTAGATATTGATAGAGAGGATTACAAGGACACACCAGAAGACGAGTATCTGAAGAAAGTACAAGCGTCACAGCTGGTAATTATTGAGGACAAATGGTTGGACTCATTCAAAGTCCGAGTATATAAAGAATAGTTGTTGTCGTGAGATAATAAATTCAAAATTAGATAAAAAGGGCTATACTcagtataataataaagataaagtgAGAAATATGATTATAAATGATAGTGCAGATGATTGGCAAAGCCCGCCTCGGACCTTCCCTGGGTTTGTAACAAGATGCAGCCCAACCTCCCATCCTCAATGCATGTCCTCAACTATGTGAGAGGCGAGGCGTTGACACAACGCGCTCCATCATTCTGGGATGTTTTCGGACCGTTAATCACAAGAGATTTCTCTCCAGTCTATATGCTTTTGTCAGTAACTCAGAAATCCCGATTGCATTGCGGCTCACCTCAACATTGAATCGGTATATGACTCCCGAAGTATTCTCTGAAGCATACATGAGCTTATTACCAACAGAATAAGCAGCTCCCCTGAAGTCCTTGAGTCAGTTTGACGTCATTATATGCAATTCAAAAGTCTTACCAGAGGTTATCGCCCGCGATATGGCCAAAGTCCTTGATGATCTCCCAGGTAAAGGTGTCGAGGCTCCATCTTGCCAGGACTGTCTTCGATGTGTTTCCCTGAAGAGCATAAAGATAGCGCCCTCCTCCAGGGACAGATACCCAGTCGGCGCAGTTATTTGCGGATGTTGCGGTCCCTTGCTGAAGAACCTTGCCGTAGGTCGCGGACGTTGGGTTCACATCGATCTTTGCCCAAGCCTTTCCGTAAGTCGAGATCCAGAAAATGCCATCAGCGTCTACATCTCCTGTATTCCATGCTGTCTCTCATTAGCTACTGTTCTTTGACCCATGTGAGGCCATGAAATGTTAGAGGGGGTACCTACTTCCATCAATAAAGGTGTTCATCAGTGTATATGATCCAGTGGAGCCTATTCGAATGACTTGGCTTTTACTGTTTGCAATCTGGACAATGCCGTAGATGAGATTGTCCTTGATGTTATAGCCAATAGGGTTGATGGTTCCGCCGTTGGTTGTGCCAGCAGGAGCTAAGAAAACCTTTGTCAGTATTCGAGACTAATACAGTAAGCATGACAAGACTCACCCCCCGGCCCAACATTCTGTGCCACTAATGAATTGATGCCTGTGACGAGATTCAGCCTATAGAGAGTTCGGACTTGGATCAAGTATCCTCCTTCATCACAACTGAAAGCTGGCGGTGGTGCTGGGGTCTCCACGATCACAATACCTCCATCGTCGGTACCCGTGGGCTGAATGGTGGTTACAGCTCTGGCTGCATTGATGCTGGATGTTCCTGAGTATTGGCGATAGCTGGTGACTGGCTGAGGTGCAGGTGTTTCCACGATAATGGTCGGCGCTTCAGTGCCTGTTGGCGTGATGGTTGTGACTGTAGTGGCGCCAGTCAAACTAGATGTGCCGCTATACCGACGGGTGCTCATAACAGCGACCGGCGGTGGAGTGGCAATGATGACCGTTGCTTCCTCCGTACCAGTGGGTGTGATAGTTGTTAGAGTTATAGGGCCAGATAAAACAGAAGCCCCGGAATAACGTTGAATAATAGTCACAGCAGGGGTCTCGACAATCACGGTACCTAATTCCGTTCCCGTTGGTGTTACTGTTGTAATCGTGGTTGGGCCAGTTAGAACGTCCGTCCCAGTATAGAATCTTGTGATAGTTACTGGCGGTGTAGCCACGACAACAGTACCTGGCTCAGTTCCGGTAGGCGTAACAGTTGTAAGTGTGATAGGACCACTTAGTACTTCTGTTCCTGTGTAGAATTGGGTTACCGTAACAGGCGGCATCTCAATGATAATTGTTCCGTCCTCGGTACCAGTTGGAGTGATAGTTGTTATAGTTATTGGGCCTGTTATCACTGATGTACCAGTATAAAACCGTGTGACTCTTACAGGCGGTTTCTCAATAACAACGGTGCCTGCCTCTGTCCCTGTGGGAGTTACTGTGGTGACAGTGATAAGAGCAGATAGGATCTCTGTGCCTGTGTAGAACCTCGTGATGGTGACAGGCGGAGTCTCAATAATAACGACGCCAGCTTCTGTTCCAGTCGGGGTAATAGTAGTTACTGTAATGGGAGCAGACAGGATCTCTGTGCCTGTGTAGAATCTTGTGCTCGTAATAGGAGGGGTCTCAAGAATGACGACGCCCGGTTCGGTCCCTGTAGGTGTAATGGTCGTGACTGTGATAGGAGCTGTTAAGACCTCAGTTCCAGTGTAGAACCTAGTACTGGTGATAGGTGGGGTCTCAAGAATGACGATGCCCGGTTCAGTCCCTGTAGGTGTAATGGTCGTGACTGTACGAGGCCCAGTTAAGATATCTGTGCCCGTGTAAAACCTAGTACTAGTAATTGGAGGTGTTTCTACATATATAATACCGGCTTCAGTTCCGGTAGGCGTGATGGTAGTAACCACGATTGGTCCTGTCAAGATAGATGTGCCAGTATAAAACCGGGTGACTCTAATAGGAGGTGTCTCGATAATGATAGTACCAGGGAGATCGCCCGAAGGGGAGATCGTTGAGACCGTAGTTGGACCTGTGAGAATATTTGATCCAGTATAGAATCGTGTTAGATAGACTGGAGGCGTCTCGACAATCACCGTATCCGGCGCCGTGCCTGATGGGGAGACAGTAGTCACAATCGTTGGACCAGACAGGACCTCTGTGCCTGTGTATGGTCGTGTGATTGTTACAAGTGGTGTTTCCACTACAACCGTGCCTGGAATTGTCCCAGAATTCGGGATTGTGGTGACAATAGTTGGTGCAGTCAAAATTGCCGTGCCAGTATACAGTCGAGTAATCGTGACGGGTTGTGGCGGCGCCGTCGCGATTATGACTGTGCCCGGAACTGATCCAGAGGCAGGAATCGTCGAGATAGGAGTTGGTCCTGTTAAGATAGACGTGCCTGTGTAAAGCGTTGTGACTGTCACCGTCGCGTAGGGTATATTGATCACGACAACGTATGGCTCACCGGGTCTAGTGGCCGACTCTGTGGTGGTTCCGCTCACGCTAACACTACCATAGCGAGTGATGGTTGTGTAGGGTTGCGGGGACTGAATAAGGACCGTGACCGGATCCCCGGGGCTTTGAGGCGTTTGCGTTACTGTTGAAGGAACCGAGACACTTCCCCAACTGGTTATCGTTGTGTATGGCTGCGGTAGGTCAATATAGACAGACGCTAACCCTCCTTCAACGGTTGGCATCTGTGTAGTGATGCTACTGGCTGTGACACTTCCATACCTAGTCACGGTTGTATATGGCTGGGCGAGGTCGACTATCACTGTTGCAGTTTCTCCAATACTCGCAGGGGCAAGAGTGGTCATAGAGCTAAGTGTCACACGGCCGTACCTCGTTGTTGTGGTATAAGGCTGCgggaggttgatgatgactgTTGCCGTTTGTCCATTGACAGAGGGAGACTGTGTAGTAACACTGCTAATCGTCACGCTGCCCCATCTGGTTGTCGTCGTGTAAGGTTGaggaaggtcaagaaggacCGTAATAGTCTCCCCAGGATTGGCAATTGTCTCAGTTGTAACACTGCTGACCGTAACGCTCCCATACCTCGTTATAGTCTTGTAAGGTTGTGGCAAATCGACGATAATTGTTCCCGTCTGGCCGGGAGCACTTGGTGTCTGTGTCATGATACTGCTCACCGAAACGCTCCCGTAACGAGTTGTGGTAGTGTATGGATCGGGAAGATCAACTAAGATGGTGGCTGTTGACCCTGGGCTAGCCAACGTCGAGATGTCCTGGTAGTGGCGGACAGTCACGCTGCCAAATCTGGTAACAGTTGTGTAAGGTTGAGGCATTTCGACCAAATCAGTGGCCAGTTGACCAGGTACTGCTACTGTAAGTGTTCTGGTCGTGGCTTGAGTGACACTGCCGTATTGCGTGGAGGTCGTGTAGGGCTGCGGAAGATCAAGCAGGACGGTCCATGTCTGCCCTGGACCCTGTGCACTCTGCGTGGTCATACTAGAGACTGAGACACCTCCATAGCGGGTTACAGTTGTATACGGTTGCGGAAGATCAACGAGAATGGTTCCGGTCTGCCCTGGCATGGAAGGTCCCAGTATCCTAGTTGTAGGTGCTGTTACGCTGCCGTATTGAGTAGACGTTAAGTAAGGCTGTGGGAGGTCGATCAGGACGGTTCCTGTCTGTCCGGGACTCTGCGGAGTTTGCGTGGTTATAGTAGACACCGATACACTCCCATATCGAATAATAGTTGTGTAGGGTTGGGGGAGGTCAATAAGAATGGTCCCGATTTGCCCTGGCACAGCTACTGTAAGTGTCCTCGTTATAGCTGCTGTGACGCTACCGTACTGGGTCGAAGTGAGGTAGGGCTGCGGCAAGTCAAGAATTACAGTACCGGTCTCTCCTGGGACTCTGGGACTCTGAGTCGTTATCGAAGAAGCCGAAACGCTGCCGTAGCGAACCGTTGTGGTCCAAGGCTGAGGTAAATCGATTAAGATGGTGCCAGTTTCTCCTGGACTCTGGGGGCCTTGTGTAGCCGTTGAAGCGATAGAGACACTTCCCCAACGGGTTATTGTTGTATAAGGCTGCGGCAAGAACACGATTACGCTGATTGGATCACCTGGGTTCCCAGGAGTTTGTGTTGTAGTTGAGGGAGCTGAGATAGTTGCCCAGCGGGTTACTGTTGTGAAGGGCTGTGGTAAATCCACGAGTACCGTTGCGGGATCGCCAGGGATACGAGGATTTTGCGTTGTGATGGAAGAGGCTGAAAAGCTACCGTAACGAGTCACCGTCGTGAACGGTTGTGGAAGATCAATTACCACGGTTCCTGTTCCCCAGGGGAATTCAGGGCTCTGTGTAGTTGTGGAGGGAACCGATACGCTTCCATAACGAGTTGTCGTTACATACAGTTGAGGCCTAACGATGATCACTGAGCCTGTTTGACCTGTACGAGTCGGTGACACCGTAGTAGTATATGGTGCAGACACTGTACTGTCGAAAGAAGTTGTCGTAATATATGGCACTATT
This genomic stretch from Fusarium oxysporum f. sp. lycopersici 4287 chromosome 2, whole genome shotgun sequence harbors:
- a CDS encoding hypothetical protein (At least one base has a quality score < 10), which translates into the protein MRAHEFTCYGVLFVLFAIASAWDPVVDCPDGEKRAEVQPIKVVDGSNTFDTTLASTFLIPHEASYITTAVFGMGPPSTYTITPQGTPPVGTIIKRTPLTTITSIISSLTAVRTRTLTPDRPGDPTTVIVEEPKYRTQTESVEVDLTRTVQVGDPETITVGQEYYTTITEKGSNGDPVTKVVHVDDRTTVVVGQPKATTITQTRDIEFPVTRTLQPNDPTGVSTIIVEVPGSTPAYTTVTRTGTVTAPVTSTQPARSSGGTGTVFIILPSDPVLYATVTRVGTGTTTATSTQPPKHPGDVGVVFVDVPSPLGRYNTVTRFWTGTAPRTFTQTQNGPGKDGIIVVEIPLTGADYNTVTQVGTVTAPVTRTIAPSSPDGTGVVVVEIPPARWATVSRVGTVTEPVTHTISPTQAGDDWTVVVELPPANTRLIYTTRYGEVTAPATTTQFPDGSSKTGWVIVNLPNPMTTTIRGSDIDSPTTITQEPANPGETGVVIILTPYKYITTTRTWTGSEATTITEKPSDPNEEGTVIVQVPADTTTYVTVTSHWTGSTTRTSTVPPADQAAGTVIVYIPPDVTPFVTVTDYWTGSTTKTTTIPPSGPSATGTVLIQYPEDSLHYIVTSEYWTGSTTRTVVIPPTGPGGTGTKHVYFPTDAIRYVDVSSVWTGSTTRMWTEPPSGPGETGVIHHDVPAMRYVTVTNYGSGSITRTYTQEHSGSDITDTIVVEMPWITSWTTVTSTGTDSTTRTSTQMPSGSARVGTVLIDLPPIVDHYITTTITGTGTLTRTITQTPTQAGQTGTVIVEKPGAPAKYITLTSTWTGETTMTTTRQPGEPDQTRTVVVFVPPSITPYVTTTITGTGTGTGTITTTQTPTEPGATGTVIIVLPSSATPYVTITRTGTGTATSTITQTAAGPTQTGTVIIEMPPEIVPYITTTSFDSTVSAPYTTTVSPTRTGQTGSVIIVRPQLYVTTTRYGSVSVPSTTTQSPEFPWGTGTVVIDLPQPFTTVTRYGSFSASSITTQNPRIPGDPATVLVDLPQPFTTVTRWATISAPSTTTQTPGNPGDPISVIVFLPQPYTTITRWGSVSIASTATQGPQSPGETGTILIDLPQPWTTTVRYGSVSASSITTQSPRVPGETGTVILDLPQPYLTSTQYGSVTAAITRTLTVAVPGQIGTILIDLPQPYTTIIRYGSVSVSTITTQTPQSPGQTGTVLIDLPQPYLTSTQYGSVTAPTTRILGPSMPGQTGTILVDLPQPYTTVTRYGGVSVSSMTTQSAQGPGQTWTVLLDLPQPYTTSTQYGSVTQATTRTLTVAVPGQLATDLVEMPQPYTTVTRFGSVTVRHYQDISTLASPGSTATILVDLPDPYTTTTRYGSVSVSSIMTQTPSAPGQTGTIIVDLPQPYKTITRYGSVTVSSVTTETIANPGETITVLLDLPQPYTTTTRWGSVTISSVTTQSPSVNGQTATVIINLPQPYTTTTRYGRVTLSSMTTLAPASIGETATVIVDLAQPYTTVTRYGSVTASSITTQMPTVEGGLASVYIDLPQPYTTITSWGSVSVPSTVTQTPQSPGDPVTVLIQSPQPYTTITRYGSVSVSGTTTESATRPGEPYVVVINIPYATVTVTTLYTGTSILTGPTPISTIPASGSVPGTVIIATAPPQPVTITRLYTGTAILTAPTIVTTIPNSGTIPGTVVVETPLVTITRPYTGTEVLSGPTIVTTVSPSGTAPDTVIVETPPVYLTRFYTGSNILTGPTTVSTISPSGDLPGTIIIETPPIRVTRFYTGTSILTGPIVVTTITPTGTEAGIIYVETPPITSTRFYTGTDILTGPRTVTTITPTGTEPGIVILETPPITSTRFYTGTEVLTAPITVTTITPTGTEPGVVILETPPITSTRFYTGTEILSAPITVTTITPTGTEAGVVIIETPPVTITRFYTGTEILSALITVTTVTPTGTEAGTVVIEKPPVRVTRFYTGTSVITGPITITTITPTGTEDGTIIIEMPPVTVTQFYTGTEVLSGPITLTTVTPTGTEPGTVVVATPPVTITRFYTGTDVLTGPTTITTVTPTGTELGTVIVETPAVTIIQRYSGASVLSGPITLTTITPTGTEEATVIIATPPPVAVMSTRRYSGTSSLTGATTVTTITPTGTEAPTIIVETPAPQPVTSYRQYSGTSSINAARAVTTIQPTGTDDGGIVIVETPAPPPAFSCDEGGYLIQVRTLYRLNLVTGINSLVAQNVGPGAPAGTTNGGTINPIGYNIKDNLIYGIVQIANSKSQVIRIGSTGSYTLMNTFIDGTWNTGDVDADGIFWISTYGKAWAKIDVNPTSATYGKVLQQGTATSANNCADWVSVPGGGRYLYALQGNTSKTVLARWSLDTFTWEIIKDFGHIAGDNLWGAAYSVGNKLMYASENTSGVIYRFNVETGEKSLVINGPKTSQNDGARCVNASPLT